The DNA segment CTCGTCCTCAATACGAAGAAGATAATGTCGCCGAGGATGAGAAAGGATTTCAATGCAACATTTGTGACGAGTATTTTgcaacaattcaatctctaagaggACATAGGTCAAACCACaacaaagagaagaaaagcAAGAGTCACAAGGATGATGGTGATGATAATGAACAAATAAGGTATTTAGAGAATACTACAGAAGAATCAAGTGAACCTAGTTCAAAAATTCTTAGAGAGTTTGATTTGAATGAGCTACCTGAGAATAATAATATAGAAGATGGAGGAAGTTAATTAGCATGtattcatcatttttttcaGATCCTAATATATCAGTGACTACTTGAATATTGTACTTGGCTTTGAactaaaaattttgtttattttaatatcttaGCTTGCTCAAATTCTTTCGTaccatatattaataaataaataactagtTCGTTGTTTTCAAATATATACTCTGCTTCATAAATTATACTTGTTAACTCGCATTTTTAGATTTAAATGTTCTTAACTTTATATGGTATAAAACTATATAATCAACTATATAATGTCTAAACAATGTTTGCAATTCAAAATATCAGATCTGATTCTctactataaatataaatatagagaAATAAACATTcgaaattttagatattatcaTTCTTATGGCAGAAAATATTCATGAGTCACTTTTgagttatatatttataaaattgtagGTAAGTTTTGGTTGGATTAGAAACAAAAGTTGAatatgttttatatattttatcatatattttattcaaataattagtttggtaattaattttttttgtaagacAACAGACCGAATTgaaataattaacaataattaactTAAGTACTTAACTAACTCCTTCATTCCTAGAATTTTTTCTTGTGTCTATTCATGGGATTTGTGATTAAATGAGTGAATATATCTTGAATAAGATAAGTGAAACTCACTATTATTATAAAGATATATTGAAACataaaatgttaaatttgtgTCTACTTAAAAATCTTATAGATCAACACATAAATAAAGGGAAAACAATATGTTAGCATATGCGATTGGGAGATTTAGAAAGAAGTTAATTACAAAAGTTAAATGTATTAGAGAATTGGAGATTGTTGTGGTGCCTAAAGTTTGGTATTTAGTATtggtttggattgattttttttaaaaaaaatgaaaaaataattttttttttgactaaataagtatatttttttagcaTTAATCTAAACTAACTCTTAAATtgctttaaaaaattaatatttaatttaaaatatataaaaataaatcattttaaatatttaatttttatcttaaaatataactttatactaaattaaaaaacacCAATAGAATTTGTGGAGAAAGgaatgaaaacaaataaaaaatagaaataatttttttaaaataacttaattgttttaataaaataaattgacaaATACGTAATATTTGTATgacatagttttttttttatactaaagaTAGGGAGACTTAAATCTGTGACTTTTAGATGAGTATGGAAAGAACATGTTATTTGAACTATAATTCATTGACTATTTATATGACATAATTGTtgaaatgataaataaaaatgacattatttcataataaaaatataagtctTTTTAAACTAAGAtacttatataatatataaaactagagaaaaattttagagacaaaaagcagaaaatatttgtttaaaaaaaatcgaaaaataactaaagacTCATATTCTCCTATTGTGTTATATTTTCAATCGTTTGAATAcgaaaaaattcatttttatgtTACACTTTTAATCGATTGAGtaagaaaaaattttgtaaaatttaatcGATCGTGTTGTACTTCTAAtcaattgaataataaaaaaaaacccaTCTTCTAAtgcacaattcaatcgattgtgttATACTTTCAATCGATTTGTTGATACTACTCGTTTCTTACCAATCAACTggtgttaaataaataaattgaattaataataaatacgtttttcttaacttttacaaaaagagaaaaaaattgttgatttatattctcaaaatatttataaaaatcacgattaatgaaaaatttatttcgttgttgtattattatattaaaaaatatattttgttattaaaattatttaataattcaaaaattatgagacCGCTAACATAAAAAACAGTTGATAAAcagactaaaataataataataataataataataataataataataattaaagaaaactgTTAACAGTTGATAAAACTCAAAAGGCTTCCTGGCGGGTAAGAAAAAAGCTCACTTTCTCTTGGACCACGCTGAAGAGAAGAGGAAGGGGCCTTCGTCATTGAGGAAGAAGCCTTTCTCAATGAAGCCTCCTGTTGTTCTATTGTTTCCTAACTAAAAAATGTTTACCAAACAGCAGCAGCAAACAGGCGTctcattctacttctgaaattcaCCACTTTGCTACATCTGCTTAGTATAGTAGAAGAATAGAATAAGTGATTGAGCAATATAAAGGCTGAAATGACTTCTACAAAACAGAACTTTTACAAAATTATCAAGACGAGTCCATTTGTGTACATAAGGTATTTAGTGATCTGTTATTGGTTGGTCTGCATAATAGTGCAGCAGCACATGTATAAATAGCTTGTAGTCTTTAGGATTAGCTTAGATGAAAAGAATCACTTTTGTGTACACCTTTctttcatataaaataataatagaggTATATTCAAATTTGTTTTTCTCAAGCTCTCTTCTGCTATTACTTGTTCCTCACATATGGTGTTTAAATAGAGTGATAAGAGATATAGTGCGTGGCTTGTATTATATGTATGGGGTTCGCAGAAAGTAGTGAAAATTGTATTGGTGTTGTCAATTTAATGGGGGCGTTAATTATGTCCCATCATGCAAGAGACCACTAGACTAGAAGCACAAACAATGCACAAGTGACCACCAAGTATTGAATTATATaactattattaataaatttttgagtAAAAGACAAATAAGTCCTGACCTTTTAAAACGCGAACATTTTTGTCCCTTAATATTAGAAAATACATTTCGATCTCTCACCATGTAAATTTCGTGACAATTATGTCTTTCCGTGAAATTGGTGCTCGAAATGGCAACGGAAATTGCTGAGGTAGAGGGGTGAAAAGTGATGTGTTCATTACGGTTGCTGAAGTGGATGGAAACAAATTGTTGGAGGACAAATTGGTCCTTAATCCCCCACTTTCATGCCCATCATCCCagacctcttcttcttcttcttccatggcaGTTTCATCGCGTCTTTTCTTCCTCTCTCGTCTCATAGACCTCTCACTCCACAACCCCCTCCACCTtccaaataaaacaaaaaaatagactAATTGTAATACAAAGCTAGTATCACCATCAACACAAATAATAAGAACAGCCGAACAGAACCAATAGAGGTTATTAGCAAATGCAGCTAGCTAACAGCAGCAGCAACAAAACTACTAGCTACTCAGGAAACTGAAACTCCCAAAAGGCAAATTGAACCAAAGAATTCACCTTCTCATATTGTCAAATGAGGACTTTGGCAAGAACGCGTTTGCTTTCTTACTAAGATCATGAAAATGCTACTATTGAGCGGGGACATTATCATTGTTATACCACCTTCTCAATGCTGATTGCACTACACTTCTATTAGCCAAAAATCCAAATGTTGCTCTCAACATTGCGAATCCATTGTAACCATTTGATGCTTCTGTTGCTGCAGCTACAGCAGCCACCTCCTCATTTTCTCTGTGAAATGATATCACATCATTCGCTGCATGATCATGATCAATTTGACTCGCATTCAATGCTTCATAATCACTATTATCAAAACTAAACGCCAAAGACTCTCTATGTTCACGCACCCACTCCACAATCATACCAGTAACCTTTCTGCATCTCCTCACCTTAAACTTAATCAATTGGGGCAATCAGAAGCAAGAGCTTCAATCCCCACATTGGATATAGGGCaccccttaatgcaaaatttcttGAGTGCAACACACTTGTTGGCAACACACTCAATCTCAACGTCACCAACGGTATTAAGCCCACAAAGTGCCAATCTCTCCAAAGCCTTGCATTTGGAAGCAATTgactcaaggcttgaagatgTTGGATAGATACCAATCAAAGCAAGTTCCTGCAAGTTAATGCAGTGTTTGACAACAGAAATCAAACCATCATCACCAATCCTATTGGTCCTCCACCAATCAACTTGAAGTTTCCTCAACATCCTACAGTTCTCAGCAACTAGATTGAGACCCACATTTGAGCACTCAGCGGTTTTCACAATGTGAAAAGTGTCCAAAGTCCAAACTCAAACACTTAGACAAACCCACAAGACCCACATCGCTAACTTGAATCTTCTCAAGGTGAACATCAACCAACGCAGCGTGGAGGTTCCTAATCTTCTCAAGGGTGTCATCCCAATCCCCCCCAAATACCCAATTACCTTCAAAGATCGAAGCCTTACCTTCAAAGATCGAAGCCTTTTCGACCCAATCATAACGGGCGCGAAGCTCTGGCCATTCACGATCTCCTTCAAGGAAACAGAAGTCACCGACGTCATTTCGGAACCAACCACCTCGCCACGCAGCCGCTTAACGGAGAGCTCTTCCAAATCCTGGCAACGACTGGCGACAGCGTTGATTCCCTTAATGCCGAACACGCACGAAGCGCAAGATAGCTTCTTCAACGCCTTCCAGTTTTCGCCAACAGCGGCCATTCCTGCCTCCGTTATCTCACAGCATCCACGGAGCTTGAGCCACGTTAGGTTAACGCACCGGAGCAAAATCAGGATCAAACCTTTGTCGTTCACGCTCGTTTTGAAGGGTGGAGAGGGTTGTGGGGTGAGAGGTCTGTGAAACGAGAGAGGAAGAAAGGGCGCGATGAAACTGAcacgaaaaaagaagaagaggtggTCTGGGACGATAGGCATGAAAGTGGGGGATGCATACGGCGTCGTTTTGGCCATTAAGGAccaatttatcttttaataatttgtttttcatccaCTTCAACAACCGTAACGGATACATCACTCTTCACCCCTCCATCTCAGTAATTTCCATTACCGTTTCGAACACCAATTTTATAGAAGGATATAATTGTCACAGAATTTATATGATGAGggatcaaaatatatttttcaattttaaagaacaaaaatattcgCATTTTAAAAGGTTAGAgacctatttattttttactctaattttttttttggaatggGAGAAAGAAAAAGGCAAAGTGCCTGAAAAAtacagttaaaaaaataatatttatataactaTTATTAATCCTAATCTCACCTTAGTTCTCAttcctcttttttatttttattttttatagttacatatttcttttttttatcattttctttaatttgtctTATAAATTATCCAAACCGATCCCTTTCATATTTCATTAATTTAAATCAGTTCGGTTTCAATAACAAAAGCGTATTAAGTATTAACTCAATTCAACCCGACCGatcaaatttaattgatttgattttcaaattcatccAAATTCAACTCAACACAATTATACTCATAACAGCCAAGCAATGACAtgcaaacattttttttaatgaacgTATTTATATCCCTTACGGTCCtacataatacatatatatGGGTCATTTGAAATAAGAGTAACAAAGCGGGTCGGTTTATCTAATTCGTCTAAGTTCGTATCATAAATTCTGTCAATTAAAATGAGTTTAAAATATTAGCTATCTCTTTTTACGGTGGATTGGTAGATTGGCGGTGACGGATTAGTcggtttgatattttttaaaataaaagttattaaaattaactaaaattttaaataaaattcattaaaattaactaaaaaataataattaaaaaatcaaatacaaataaaaaatagtcaaattataatataatttttttatttttaacttcaataaaattgtttaaaataatatttgtcgaTAGagtcatctttattttaaaaaagaagtcacataatttgaacatatatacgaaattgtaaaataaaataaataaagttaataactaaaagaagaataaaaataaaaaataaaaaaatatttgaaaattatataattattaattttgtaacagtaattactcttttatttaataataaaataaaataaaataaaagtcttTGGCCTAGCGCGCTGACTCATCCCACCCGCCAAAACCCGCAAATTTGGTaagaaaattcaattaatccaAAAACTCAACATTGTGTCTTCCATTCAAAACTCTACTATTTTTATGTGCTTCATATTATGAAAAATACAACACCAATGTTATGATAtcctaaaaaatatcattattgttatttttatttattattaaaaaatatttttaatttaatttattaaatatatatataataattttttttaaaaaagattcaCAATaccaaatctaaaaaataaccaCCAAATCATTACTTATATAAGAGTTTCTCTTATGAAATAGTTACcttgtactctttttttttattatggagTACTAAAATTCTATATATTAacgttttctctttcttacaATTAAAGAGTACTAACCCAATGAGTTAcaactcaaatgacataatcttCTTGTACTCAATTAAGAAATTATGGATTTGAGTCTCCTatttttaaccaaaaaaataaaattaaagagtactaaaattttatattattttagagtaTATTCTCCTTAAAACTTTAGAATTTGgagtattaaaattatttttaaagaattaaaaaaaagttaatatttatatttattttatatttttgtatttaaaatttatttagactaaaattaatattttattttggactaatttaagtttatttttttttttaaattatattactcGTTTTTTTTGTTGGCGAAGTACTTGTTGATTTATAGGCTGTCGAGGGAGATTTGTTCACCTGGAGGTTGAAATTAATGGTCACAAGTTGAATGAATTGTATGATTTGTTCACCTGGAGGTTCACCTGGAGGTTGAAATTAATGGTCACAAGTTGAATGAATTGTATGATTTGTTCACGTGGAAGTTAAAATTAATGCTCACGTAGGTTTTTTTTGTGCAtgcatattcttttttttttctctttcaagtACGTATATTTTTCGATGacatgattattttttattgtgtttcgCTCTCAAATTTTCGCTCTCGCTCCTTTATTCATTCTTCTTAAATATGGAGTAcgtattctttttaaaaaataattgataaaaatttatcatttatttaatttgtatgtatatatatgtattatttaattattatattttgagcTTTAGTATTATTATTTCGGCTACACAAATTAAACATTGTTATTACCAGTGTATTATGATTTAATTATTGTCATCACGTACTCATATTTGTATTATTGTATTAAACATTGTTATTATGATTGCATTGTTATCACGTACTCATATTtgtagtttttaaaaattatgagtatttttaaaaatatttaaaacaaattttaaaataaatttgtttattaatatttaaaatatcatatataACTTCATATATTAACAAATATCTCATTTTACTCTTATATTCATTTTACTCttatattcatatttatttatagtctttttaaattttataaattatttttaatttaatttatcaaatatagatattataattaaaaaaattatcttttaaagtTNaaataatacatatatatatatacatacaaattaaataagTGGCAAATTTTTATCAACTATATTTAGTGTTAATTTTAGAAAGAGTACGTACTTCACATCCAAAGAGAATGAGAGAAGAAAAGAGTGAGAGCGAGAGATGACCATGCCATGTAAATATGTTAGTAAAATGTtgttgttggtgatgatgaAAGATATGCGTGCacgaaaaaaagaagagaagggaAAAAGAATATGCGTGCACAAAGAAAAAGAACCTATCTGCGCAAAttcaaaaaaaggagaagaagaagaaggaggaagaaaaaaaaaaacaaacagaaaaagagaagaagaacgaaACCGAGAAAAAGGCGCATAATTTAAAAAGCAGTTATAACAATTTTGTTAGCCTTGATTAAGTATTTTGTTTAGATGcaaaaatttattcttatcaaatatcagtattataatttaaaaaaattagaaaaccaaATCTAAAATATAACAACCAAATTATcacttatataaaatatatattaaaatataaaatatatatttaaaataaattaaataatacatattgCGTGTGTTTGAATGATTTAAATGCAggtaaagaaaaattaattttctctcCATAAATTCTAGTAATTAATTTTGGCAATATCATTTTGACCGCATCTTATACATACATATTGGTCAAGATGTATGCTATATCCATCCTCTAGTATGGGAAAATATTTAGTTATACATTTTCCAAagacaaaattatatatagaccTTTATTATAACAGATTTTCTTTCCATTAATAagtttttcttctcatttttttattattaactcCACACATATAATAAAAACTTTACTTTTCtcctttaattatatatatacacattaagTTTCATTTCatatatcatataatatattttgttcAATCAGATTTCTTTGCATCAAATAGTTATGGATTCTAGCTCAGAAGAAATagtttcatcatcatcatcaccaactaAAAGGGTTTGCAAGCATTGCAATAGGAAATTCACATGTGGAAGAGCTTTGGGGGGTCACATAAGAACTCATAACATCAAAATAAGATTCTCCAACAACAACAAGTCaccaagaacaacaacaacaaaaaagagtattagtaacaataataataataataacaataattattttttgttaagttgGAAGGTTCACAAGAAGAGAGGAAGCAACCAACAAGTAGTGGAAGAAAGCATCAAGAAGCCAAAGACAcaagaaaatgatgatgatgaagttgAAGAAAGtaatggtgatgatgatcatgatgatgattatCAAGAAGATTCATCAGAGAAAAGGTTGTTATTAGAGAGGTTGAAAGAATTTGATAAAACAAAGCACAAGATCTCAAGAAAGATTAGAGAAAGATATGTGTGTCACACTTGCAAGATGGTGTTCCCAACATTTCATGCAGTGAGTTGCCATGTTCATGATGAGAAgatcaataatcataatcatctttcttctaattcattatcatcaccatctccaacaacaacaaccgttaatgatgacaacaataaagttggtaagttagttattaataattttaatgatgaACATGTCAAAAATAATAGTGAGTCTAAATCCAATAAGGGAGTAGTGGTTAATGATCCTCCTACTATTAGAAGAGTGCTAGATTTTGATCTCAATGAGTTGCCTCATGCGGAGGAAGATAAATAATAGTTGTGAAATGTTCAACATAATCTCTTGTCTTTGTTTTCGTCGNattattattattattattattattattattattattattattattattattattattattattattattattggtctatctttttaattttaaatttcttgcataTACATATACATGATGTGTTAAAACTTATGCTACCAAGTAATGTGGTAAACATACGATTAATTATATGCTGAATAATAACAATATTAGTATATTACCGCAGCAGCaatgaaatttaaaagaaaataataatgttcAAGTCTCAGAAAATGGTCAATTATATCAAGTCTAAATTTTTAGCCAATGTTTGAGTGGCAATACAAAACcatataaaaatagtttaatgAAAAggtcttaaatttaattaacttaTGAAAAATGTTGTGATCCTCTTTCTATAAGTCATGTCGCATGAGTCATGCAGAAGACAACAAAAAAGTAAAATCCATCCCGACTCGATTATATTGGTATTATACCCCACTTTAATAAGTTCGGATATCGGATTTAAAATTGTGAAACTCAATTATCCAATTatctaatatattatattaaaaacataatatttatataatttttactaATCTTAATctcactttaatttttaattttttattcttcttttttatttttatttctcatagttacataaatattttttcttttttttttttccattttttcagTTTGtctcataatttaattttaatcggATATTCGATTACCCAAATCGATCCAACTCATATTTCATCAGTTTGAATTAATTCGATTTCAATAACAAAAGCACATTAACCCAATCCAACTCGAACCGATCAAATTTAATCGGTTTAATTCTCAAATTCACCCAAACCCAACACAACCTGACCTGATTACACCCATAGGAACCAAGCAATGACATGCAAACATTTTTTCTTAATGAACGTATTTATATCCCCCTACAGCTCTACATATATATGGGTTACTTGGATTGGTATTTTCGATTGAACCCCAACTTGACATGTGTCAATCATTGAACCTACATCGTCATGTAAAACCAATTGAAGCTATTTTTTGAGTGAGTTGCCACCTCAAACCTCACAAGAAAATTCAATTTActaaggttgcgagaaccggaccggtcaatgAACCGGTGAAGTTATTGGTTCAATGGTTCAATGGTTCGATCGaggttcaaccggtttaattaaatattaaataaaattattaaaaaacctaaaaataattttaaatatattaatttaataaaaaaccgTTAAAAAACCGGCCAGTTCGACCGATTTACCAGTTaaccggccggttcgaccggttttttaccggtttttttcatTCGGTTTTTGAGCTTACCCGGACCGGTTAACTGACCGGTTCCCGGTTTTTCCggttgaaccggccggt comes from the Arachis duranensis cultivar V14167 chromosome 7, aradu.V14167.gnm2.J7QH, whole genome shotgun sequence genome and includes:
- the LOC107496636 gene encoding F-box protein At1g47056-like — translated: MAKTTPYASPTFMPIVPDHLFFFFRVSFIAPFLPLSFHRPLTPQPSPPFKTSVNDKGLILILLRCVNLTWLKLRGCCEITEAGMAAVGENWKALKKLSCASCVFGIKGINAVASRCQDLEELSVKRLRGEVVGSEMTSVTSVSLKEIVNGQSFAPVMIGSKRLRSLKVRLRSLKVIGYLGGIGMTPLRRLGTSTLRWLMFTLRRFKLAMWVLWELALIGIYPTSSSLESIASKCKALERLALCGLNTVGDVEIECVANKCVALKKFCIKGCPISNVGIEALASDCPN